A genomic region of Psychrobacter sp. M13 contains the following coding sequences:
- a CDS encoding lipase secretion chaperone, which produces MPNKHRIPYFSLITIAIIVAITVAVILWFRPDQSDADVVTGTSVTVDNGSSNAMTDMSDPYKGLEVSSTQNNTEFTTGLERLPSSLQGTQVDGEIIIDENKQLVVTEGLRRLFDYFLSALGEEDEATILARVESYIRHHTPEPAASQAIAIFNQYVIYLKQLSKIEASYGNLQLQATQDGKLDLNMIAQRRQDITKARQQNFDQATITAFFGSDDTYDDYSISMLTIEQDDQLSSTQKAAARQDYISRMSDNAIKANIEQQANLNELITRTEQMKAQGASAEALYNMRRKLVGEAAAGRLATVDVEDANFDQRFDQYQAQKQGILTQNSDNAQARAQITQLEQQLFNDAERKRLEAYGAMQADK; this is translated from the coding sequence ATGCCCAATAAACATCGCATTCCCTATTTTTCGCTTATCACTATCGCGATCATCGTTGCTATCACGGTAGCCGTTATTCTGTGGTTCAGACCTGATCAAAGTGATGCCGATGTCGTGACAGGCACCTCAGTGACAGTCGATAACGGATCTAGCAACGCAATGACAGATATGTCTGATCCTTATAAAGGACTAGAGGTCTCATCGACGCAGAACAATACTGAATTTACCACTGGTTTAGAGCGGCTGCCATCCTCATTACAGGGGACACAAGTTGATGGTGAGATTATCATCGATGAAAACAAACAGTTGGTTGTCACCGAAGGGTTACGGCGCTTGTTTGACTATTTTTTATCGGCGCTAGGAGAGGAGGATGAGGCGACTATTCTTGCACGTGTGGAGAGTTACATCCGTCATCACACCCCAGAACCTGCTGCCAGCCAAGCCATTGCAATCTTTAATCAATACGTCATCTACCTAAAACAGCTGTCAAAAATAGAAGCGAGCTACGGTAACTTGCAATTGCAAGCCACCCAAGATGGCAAACTTGATCTCAATATGATTGCCCAGCGTCGCCAAGATATTACCAAAGCTCGCCAGCAGAATTTTGATCAGGCAACGATTACTGCGTTTTTTGGCTCAGACGATACTTATGATGATTATAGTATTAGTATGCTCACTATTGAGCAGGATGATCAGCTCTCTAGCACCCAAAAGGCCGCCGCAAGACAAGACTACATCAGCCGTATGTCTGATAATGCTATCAAAGCAAACATCGAGCAGCAAGCTAACTTAAACGAGCTGATAACCCGCACTGAGCAGATGAAAGCACAAGGCGCTAGTGCTGAAGCTTTATATAATATGCGCCGTAAGTTAGTTGGCGAGGCCGCTGCTGGCAGGTTAGCGACTGTCGATGTCGAGGATGCCAACTTCGATCAGCGCTTTGATCAGTATCAAGCCCAAAAGCAAGGCATACTGACACAAAATTCTGACAACGCACAAGCTCGAGCGCAGATTACGCAGTTAGAGCAGCAGCTATTTAATGATGCTGAGCGTAAGCGCTTAGAGGCTTATGGCGCTATGCAAGCAGACAAGTAA
- a CDS encoding Xaa-Pro aminopeptidase, whose translation MTNTSRTINSSITLSVTTIITVLALTGCQTMTTGKAVSNNSMTSNPLTAQMPVIDRQGRIAYVEEQGVGAAKISTLYSISPDGSDRRLIDQLNGYIYAPAWSADGQHLAYSKQPARHYPFIYIYDRSKQSSELVVDAKGSNLSPSFSPDGLRLLYSSSVGGNADIYERSLTTGITKQLTTLSSTEVQPSYAPDGQSFVYVSDKVRSGRPSIYRYTFATGNAALLSANGYAASPQLSLDGQLMSYLNGRQAAVITLANKQVVNLAETGLDEPARFSPSAQYVVYAMQNSKINGQTGSSLVVRSLASGSSYIISSKLGNSQSHSLVRSPVWGR comes from the coding sequence ATGACTAATACTAGCCGCACAATCAATAGCTCGATAACACTGAGCGTGACGACAATAATCACTGTTCTGGCTCTAACAGGTTGTCAGACTATGACGACTGGTAAAGCCGTATCTAACAATAGTATGACAAGCAATCCACTAACTGCGCAAATGCCAGTGATAGATCGCCAAGGGCGTATCGCTTATGTTGAGGAGCAAGGCGTTGGCGCAGCGAAGATTTCTACTCTTTACAGTATTAGTCCTGATGGTAGCGATAGACGACTGATCGATCAGCTCAATGGTTATATTTATGCGCCTGCGTGGTCAGCTGATGGTCAGCATTTGGCTTATAGTAAGCAGCCTGCGCGCCACTATCCTTTTATCTATATCTATGATCGCAGTAAGCAAAGCAGTGAGCTAGTCGTCGATGCTAAAGGCAGTAATTTATCCCCTAGCTTTTCACCTGATGGCCTGCGTCTGCTGTATAGCTCATCAGTCGGTGGTAATGCGGATATCTATGAGCGCTCGCTAACGACTGGCATAACTAAGCAGCTGACGACACTGTCCAGCACAGAGGTGCAGCCAAGCTATGCGCCTGATGGACAGAGCTTTGTCTATGTCAGTGACAAAGTACGATCAGGACGACCTAGTATCTATCGTTATACCTTTGCAACTGGCAATGCTGCACTACTATCGGCAAATGGCTATGCCGCTAGTCCTCAGTTAAGTCTAGACGGTCAACTAATGAGCTACCTCAATGGTCGTCAAGCGGCCGTTATTACCTTAGCCAATAAACAAGTAGTCAATTTGGCGGAGACAGGACTCGATGAGCCAGCACGCTTTTCACCGAGCGCTCAGTATGTGGTCTACGCTATGCAAAATAGCAAAATAAATGGACAGACGGGTAGTAGCTTAGTAGTACGCTCTTTGGCTAGTGGCAGTAGCTATATTATTAGTAGCAAACTTGGCAATAGTCAATCTCATAGCTTGGTACGTTCGCCCGTATGGGGACGTTAA
- a CDS encoding flotillin family protein, translated as MDTLIIVGVIVVLAFVFLMIALLMLKAFYYKVEQGTALIINGVSKIDVRFDGGIIWPIINKKELMRISLITLEVDRRGKEGLICADNMRADITVAFYLRVNETEEDVLKVAKSVGVERASDKVAVNELFNAKFSEALKTVGKQIDFVKLFENRSEFRDSIVKEIGNDLNGYILEDVAIDYLEQTPKSSLDSSNILDAEGIKKITQLTAFQNVITNELERDEELAVKKKNVETVEAMLELERQQADAEAKQHREISSVRARETAETRKIEEEERKKSETAIISVEQDLAIQRENQQREIEVAGQNRLRAVIIEEEKVTRAQDLEIVSREREVDLQRIEAEKAIEIEKKEIANVIRERIAVDKTVAQEEERIKEVREVSEADRSKQTRVLAAEADAEEIKVRQVKKAEADEMAAKHKAVEITTLANANLEAAAKDAESKVRMAEGIKAEESAHGFAEAAIQEAKASSLEKEGVAKANVIKATGQAQAQSDRERGMADAEVIAARGESNAKAQRDIGMADAEVIAARGQSNAQAEREVGLAKAEVTRAHFQAEADGLVEKFNAMGSMSREAREHEEFRMGLETALQEAMASIEAGKEIAKENAEVLAVALQKAKIDIVGGEAHFFDNFAKSLSIGKAIDGLAGKSDTLSGIINTMMASKLSNQSNPSNDKSAEHND; from the coding sequence ATGGACACACTTATTATCGTCGGCGTCATAGTCGTGCTGGCGTTTGTCTTTCTTATGATAGCGCTTTTGATGCTCAAAGCTTTTTATTATAAGGTTGAGCAGGGCACAGCACTAATCATCAACGGCGTGAGTAAGATCGACGTACGTTTTGATGGCGGTATTATTTGGCCAATCATTAATAAAAAAGAATTAATGCGAATCTCGCTGATTACTTTAGAAGTCGATCGCCGTGGTAAAGAAGGTCTTATTTGCGCCGATAATATGCGTGCTGATATTACCGTCGCGTTTTATCTACGGGTCAATGAGACCGAAGAAGATGTGTTAAAGGTTGCCAAATCAGTTGGCGTTGAGCGTGCCTCGGACAAAGTCGCGGTCAACGAGCTATTTAATGCGAAGTTCTCTGAAGCGCTAAAAACCGTCGGTAAGCAGATTGATTTTGTCAAACTATTTGAGAACCGTAGCGAGTTTCGTGACAGTATCGTCAAAGAGATTGGCAATGATCTAAATGGTTATATCCTAGAAGATGTGGCGATTGATTATCTTGAGCAAACGCCGAAATCATCGCTTGATTCAAGCAATATCTTAGATGCTGAAGGTATCAAAAAGATCACTCAGCTCACCGCTTTTCAAAACGTTATCACTAATGAGCTTGAGCGTGATGAAGAGCTTGCGGTTAAAAAGAAAAACGTTGAGACTGTGGAGGCAATGCTGGAGCTTGAGCGTCAACAAGCTGATGCCGAGGCCAAACAGCATCGTGAAATCTCTTCTGTGAGAGCCCGTGAAACAGCTGAAACTCGTAAGATTGAAGAAGAAGAGCGTAAAAAGTCTGAAACCGCTATTATTTCAGTTGAGCAGGATTTGGCTATTCAGCGCGAGAATCAACAACGTGAAATCGAAGTTGCTGGACAGAATCGTCTGCGAGCAGTCATCATTGAAGAAGAAAAAGTAACGCGCGCGCAGGATTTAGAAATCGTCTCGCGTGAGCGTGAAGTCGACTTGCAGCGTATTGAAGCTGAAAAAGCCATTGAGATTGAGAAAAAGGAAATCGCCAACGTTATTCGTGAGCGTATCGCCGTCGATAAAACAGTCGCGCAAGAAGAAGAGCGCATCAAAGAAGTCCGTGAAGTGAGCGAAGCCGATCGCTCGAAACAAACTCGTGTCTTAGCGGCTGAAGCAGACGCCGAAGAGATCAAAGTCCGTCAAGTCAAAAAGGCCGAAGCCGATGAGATGGCAGCTAAGCACAAAGCCGTTGAAATCACTACCCTTGCTAATGCGAACTTGGAAGCGGCTGCTAAAGACGCTGAGTCAAAAGTGAGAATGGCTGAAGGTATTAAAGCTGAAGAGTCTGCCCATGGCTTTGCTGAGGCGGCTATTCAAGAAGCTAAAGCCTCGTCGCTTGAAAAAGAAGGCGTTGCCAAAGCGAACGTCATCAAGGCTACAGGTCAAGCGCAAGCCCAGTCGGATCGCGAACGTGGTATGGCGGACGCTGAAGTTATCGCCGCTCGCGGTGAGTCAAACGCCAAGGCGCAAAGAGATATCGGCATGGCAGACGCCGAAGTTATCGCCGCTCGTGGTCAATCGAACGCGCAAGCTGAGCGTGAAGTTGGTCTTGCTAAAGCCGAAGTTACTCGCGCCCATTTCCAAGCCGAAGCGGATGGTCTAGTCGAGAAGTTCAATGCGATGGGTAGCATGAGTCGTGAGGCTCGTGAGCACGAAGAGTTCCGTATGGGTCTCGAAACGGCGCTACAAGAAGCGATGGCGTCTATTGAGGCGGGTAAAGAGATCGCTAAAGAGAATGCTGAGGTGTTAGCAGTAGCGCTACAAAAGGCCAAAATCGATATCGTTGGTGGTGAGGCGCACTTCTTTGATAACTTTGCCAAGTCACTTTCTATCGGTAAAGCCATCGATGGCCTTGCAGGTAAGTCAGATACGCTAAGCGGTATTATCAATACGATGATGGCGAGTAAGTTAAGCAATCAGAGTAATCCGTCAAATGATAAGTCTGCTGAACATAATGATTAG
- a CDS encoding triacylglycerol lipase, with translation MKLNAYFSAAISPSKFLPTLGALGTGLLLMTMQTTSSQAAGQHYNCANANGCQLVDSQYFTSSYTKTQYPVVMAHGLGGFTSMFGVIDYFNGIPGALVRGGSEVYTTKTSAVNNSEVRGEQLLQQVKTISAISGKSKVNLLGHSQGGIDIRYVAGVAPRYVASVTAVSSPEQGSKTADFVKATLEPSNDDNSGDQLNLGTQLVAGLFHLIGGFTDIGSGISYNEIQEQDGWQTLVALSTSGAATFNAKFPAAMPTSYCGQPADTAVNGIKYYSFSGVGQLTSALDPSDYLLAATSVPFLFEANDGLVSKCSSRLGYVIRDDYRMNHLDSADQVLGLTAWGSSEPKSVYRAQVNRLKNASL, from the coding sequence ATGAAGCTGAACGCTTATTTTTCTGCTGCGATCTCACCAAGTAAATTTTTACCGACCTTAGGTGCTCTAGGTACTGGTCTACTCCTCATGACGATGCAAACCACTTCTTCTCAAGCCGCTGGACAGCATTATAACTGCGCCAATGCGAATGGTTGCCAGCTGGTCGATAGTCAATATTTTACCTCAAGCTATACCAAAACTCAGTATCCTGTGGTTATGGCGCATGGACTTGGCGGCTTCACGTCAATGTTTGGCGTCATTGACTACTTTAATGGCATCCCTGGAGCGCTAGTAAGAGGTGGCTCAGAGGTATATACCACCAAAACGTCAGCCGTTAATAATAGTGAAGTTCGTGGTGAGCAGCTACTACAGCAAGTCAAAACAATCTCAGCGATCTCAGGCAAGTCTAAAGTTAATCTATTGGGACATAGTCAAGGCGGTATTGATATTCGCTATGTCGCTGGTGTTGCCCCAAGATACGTCGCTTCAGTAACGGCCGTTTCAAGCCCAGAGCAAGGCTCAAAAACGGCAGATTTTGTCAAAGCCACGCTTGAGCCAAGTAACGATGATAACTCTGGCGATCAGCTCAATCTAGGCACGCAACTGGTTGCGGGTCTGTTTCACTTGATTGGCGGCTTTACCGATATCGGCTCTGGTATTAGCTATAACGAAATACAAGAGCAAGATGGTTGGCAAACGTTGGTCGCTTTATCTACTAGCGGCGCTGCTACCTTCAATGCAAAATTCCCAGCCGCCATGCCAACGAGTTATTGTGGTCAGCCAGCCGACACTGCAGTCAACGGCATCAAATACTACTCATTCAGTGGTGTTGGACAACTGACAAGTGCGCTCGATCCCAGCGATTATTTGCTAGCAGCAACCAGCGTACCGTTTCTTTTTGAGGCTAATGATGGATTAGTCTCGAAATGCTCAAGTCGTTTAGGTTACGTGATCCGTGATGACTATAGAATGAATCATTTAGATTCAGCAGACCAAGTATTAGGTCTGACAGCATGGGGTAGCTCTGAACCCAAATCTGTCTATCGTGCGCAGGTCAATCGCCTCAAAAACGCGAGTCTTTAA
- a CDS encoding META domain-containing protein, which translates to MKNVTKVMMASVLAVGTLAGCQTSPTVTAPVTQPITVNTLQSYDWQLVDAKRSNGQKVAQLFFDPAKPLMLSFNNYNGENRVTFKNTCNNMGAQYSVVNGNVQLNNVLSTMMACPEPQASFDTATMATVQGKYSFSTGANNVPMLTISNANQVAQFKAVNK; encoded by the coding sequence ATGAAAAACGTGACCAAAGTTATGATGGCTAGTGTATTGGCAGTAGGGACGCTGGCAGGTTGTCAGACAAGCCCAACGGTGACTGCACCAGTGACTCAACCTATCACAGTTAACACGCTACAATCTTATGATTGGCAATTGGTTGATGCTAAGCGTAGTAATGGACAAAAAGTAGCTCAGTTATTCTTTGATCCAGCAAAGCCATTAATGCTAAGCTTTAATAACTATAATGGTGAAAACCGCGTTACCTTCAAAAACACTTGTAACAACATGGGTGCACAGTACAGCGTTGTAAATGGCAATGTACAACTTAATAATGTGTTAAGCACTATGATGGCATGCCCTGAGCCACAAGCGAGCTTTGATACCGCTACTATGGCGACGGTTCAAGGTAAATATAGCTTCAGTACTGGCGCTAACAATGTGCCTATGCTAACCATCAGCAATGCTAATCAAGTTGCACAGTTTAAAGCAGTTAACAAATAA